Proteins found in one Paraburkholderia caballeronis genomic segment:
- a CDS encoding sugar ABC transporter ATP-binding protein, which produces MSVAIRFNDIRKDFGPVRVLHGVSFELGPARIHGLLGENGAGKSTLMKILAGYEQASGGELIVDGHARRFDGSRDAEAAGIVLIHQEFNLAEHLTIAQNIFLGHEKRRGLLLDDTAMRRDARQLLASVGLSRDPDTKVRDLIVAEKQLVEIAKALSRHARLLIMDEPTATLTPSETERLFALMTKLRADGVTIVYISHKLDEVERITDDVVVMRDGRFVAASATAGLARQQMANLMVGRDVSDMFPEKGAAPPDAPVALKVTGLSVPGWVEDLSFDVRAGEVLGFAGLVGAGRTEAFEAIVGLRRRSAGTIELGGRALRLAHPRDAMRAGLTYLSEDRKGKGLHMNLSLQDNLTLMTLERYGTPLIDLKAGRRALETAVREFGIRTGDLASRARMLSGGNQQKLALAKFLQPDPRVIVLDEPTRGVDVGAKRDIYFLIHRLAASGRAVIVISSELIELIGLSHRVAVMRAGRLVATPGRDHLTEEELIAHATGTH; this is translated from the coding sequence ATGAGCGTCGCCATCCGTTTCAACGACATCCGCAAGGACTTCGGCCCGGTGCGCGTGCTGCACGGCGTGAGCTTCGAGCTTGGGCCCGCGCGCATCCACGGGCTGCTCGGCGAGAACGGCGCGGGCAAGTCCACGCTGATGAAGATCCTCGCCGGCTACGAGCAAGCGAGCGGCGGCGAACTGATCGTCGACGGCCACGCGCGCCGCTTCGACGGCTCGCGCGACGCCGAGGCGGCCGGCATCGTGCTGATCCATCAGGAGTTCAATCTGGCCGAGCATCTGACGATCGCGCAGAACATCTTCCTCGGCCACGAAAAGCGGCGCGGCCTGCTGCTCGACGACACCGCGATGCGCCGCGACGCGCGGCAACTGCTCGCGTCGGTCGGCCTTTCGCGCGACCCGGATACGAAGGTGCGCGACCTGATCGTCGCGGAGAAGCAACTGGTCGAGATCGCGAAGGCGCTGTCGCGCCACGCGCGTCTGCTCATCATGGACGAGCCGACCGCGACGCTCACGCCGTCCGAGACCGAGCGGCTGTTCGCGCTGATGACGAAGCTGCGCGCGGACGGCGTGACGATCGTCTACATCTCGCACAAGCTCGACGAGGTCGAGCGGATCACCGACGACGTGGTCGTGATGCGCGACGGCCGCTTCGTCGCGGCGAGCGCGACCGCCGGCCTCGCGCGTCAGCAGATGGCGAACCTGATGGTCGGGCGCGACGTGTCGGACATGTTCCCGGAGAAAGGCGCCGCGCCGCCCGACGCGCCGGTCGCATTAAAAGTGACCGGCCTGTCGGTGCCGGGCTGGGTCGAGGACCTGAGCTTCGACGTGCGCGCGGGCGAGGTGCTCGGCTTCGCGGGCCTCGTCGGCGCGGGACGCACCGAGGCGTTCGAGGCGATCGTCGGGCTGCGCCGCCGCAGCGCGGGGACGATCGAGCTCGGCGGGCGCGCGCTGCGGCTCGCGCATCCGCGCGACGCGATGCGCGCAGGCCTCACGTACCTGAGCGAGGACCGCAAGGGCAAGGGGCTGCACATGAACCTGAGCCTGCAGGACAACCTGACGCTGATGACGCTCGAACGCTACGGCACGCCGCTGATCGACCTGAAGGCCGGCCGCCGCGCGCTGGAAACGGCGGTGCGCGAATTCGGCATCCGCACCGGCGACCTCGCGAGCCGCGCGCGGATGCTGTCCGGCGGCAACCAGCAGAAGCTCGCGCTCGCGAAGTTCCTGCAGCCGGACCCGCGCGTCATCGTGCTCGACGAACCGACGCGCGGCGTCGACGTCGGCGCGAAGCGCGACATCTATTTCCTGATCCACCGGCTCGCGGCGTCGGGCCGCGCGGTGATCGTGATCTCGTCCGAACTGATCGAACTGATCGGACTGTCGCATCGCGTCGCGGTGATGCGCGCGGGACGGCTCGTCGCGACGCCCGGCCGCGACCATCTGACCGAAGAGGAGCTGATCGCCCATGCAACCGGCACCCACTGA
- a CDS encoding ABC transporter permease, whose product MQPAPTEAGGRPRRVLVAVHRLAGIGPLAGLIALCVLGTLLNRDFATVDNLLNVLTRTSFIGIIAVGMTFVIISGGIDLSVGSMAALIAGTMIWAMNALAAGLGGHGFAPLTIVALGIVLALALGGLFGLAHGLLITKGRIEPFIVTLGTLGIFRSVLTWLADGGALTLQNDLSDLYGPVYYASLFGVPVPVWVFAVVAAGGALILNRTAFGRHVQAIGSNEQVARYAAIRVDRVKCATYVLLGVCVGVATVLYVPRLGSATPTTGLLWELEAIAAVVVGGTALKGGEGRVSGTVVGAVLLSVIANILNLTSIISVYLNAAVQGVAIIAVAFLQRGRR is encoded by the coding sequence ATGCAACCGGCACCCACTGAAGCGGGCGGCCGGCCGCGCCGCGTGCTCGTCGCTGTCCACCGGCTCGCGGGCATCGGGCCGCTCGCCGGCCTGATCGCGCTGTGCGTGCTCGGCACGCTGCTGAACCGCGACTTCGCGACCGTCGACAACCTGCTGAACGTGCTGACGCGCACGTCGTTCATCGGGATCATCGCGGTCGGGATGACCTTCGTGATCATCTCGGGCGGGATCGACCTGTCGGTCGGCTCGATGGCCGCGCTGATCGCCGGCACGATGATCTGGGCGATGAACGCACTCGCGGCCGGTCTCGGCGGCCATGGGTTCGCGCCGCTCACGATCGTCGCGCTCGGCATCGTGCTCGCACTGGCGCTCGGCGGGCTGTTCGGGCTCGCACACGGGCTGCTGATCACCAAAGGCCGCATCGAGCCGTTCATCGTGACGCTCGGCACGCTCGGCATCTTCCGCTCGGTGCTCACATGGCTCGCGGACGGCGGCGCGCTGACGCTGCAGAACGATCTGTCCGATCTGTATGGGCCGGTCTATTACGCGAGCCTGTTCGGCGTGCCGGTGCCGGTCTGGGTGTTCGCGGTCGTCGCGGCCGGCGGCGCGCTGATCCTGAATCGCACCGCGTTCGGCCGGCACGTGCAGGCGATCGGCTCGAACGAGCAGGTCGCGCGCTACGCGGCGATCCGCGTCGATCGCGTGAAGTGCGCGACCTACGTGCTGCTCGGCGTCTGCGTCGGCGTCGCAACGGTGCTGTACGTGCCCCGCCTCGGCTCCGCGACGCCGACCACCGGCCTGCTGTGGGAGCTGGAGGCGATCGCGGCGGTCGTGGTCGGCGGGACCGCGCTGAAGGGCGGCGAGGGGCGCGTGTCGGGGACGGTCGTCGGCGCGGTGCTGCTGTCGGTGATCGCGAACATCCTCAATCTCACCAGCATCATCAGCGTGTATCTGAACGCGGCCGTGCAGGGCGTCGCGATCATCGCGGTCGCGTTTTTGCAGCGCGGGCGGCGGTAG
- a CDS encoding aspartate aminotransferase family protein codes for MSASPAKSDVNLPDLSAFWMPFTANRQFKSAPRLLVSAKGMYYTSHDGRRILDGTAGLWCVNAGHCRDEIVAAVQAQAAEMDFAPTFQMGHPKAFEAATKIAKHTPGDLKHIFFTNSGSEAVDTALKIALAYHRARGEGQRTRLIGRERGYHGVGFGGISVGGIAPNRKAFSGQLLPSVDHLPHTLNLRETAFSKGQPAWGAHLADELERLVTLHDASTIAAVIVEPVAGSTGVLIPPQGYLQRLREICDRHGILLIFDEVITGWGRLGAPFAANYFGVTPDLLTMAKGTNNAAAPLGAVAASRRVHDTIVDGAPAGIELFHGYTYSAHPVAVAAACATIDLYEREGLFERAAQMAPLFEEAIHKLRGERHVIDVRNLGLVGGVELQSREGAPGARAYEVFVRCYQKGVLTRYTGDILAFSPPLIVDEAQLGEIFSTVAQVLKEVE; via the coding sequence ATGAGTGCCAGTCCCGCGAAGTCCGATGTGAACCTGCCCGACCTGTCCGCGTTCTGGATGCCGTTCACCGCGAACCGCCAGTTCAAGAGCGCGCCGCGCTTGCTCGTCAGCGCGAAGGGGATGTACTACACGTCGCACGACGGCCGCCGGATTCTCGACGGCACCGCGGGGCTGTGGTGCGTGAACGCCGGTCACTGCCGCGACGAGATCGTCGCCGCGGTGCAGGCGCAGGCCGCGGAGATGGATTTCGCGCCGACGTTCCAGATGGGCCACCCGAAGGCGTTCGAGGCCGCGACGAAGATCGCGAAGCACACGCCGGGCGACCTGAAGCACATCTTCTTCACGAACTCGGGCTCGGAGGCGGTCGATACCGCGCTGAAGATCGCGCTCGCGTATCACCGCGCGCGCGGCGAAGGCCAGCGCACGCGTCTGATCGGCCGCGAGCGCGGTTATCACGGCGTCGGTTTCGGCGGCATTTCGGTCGGCGGGATCGCGCCGAACCGCAAGGCGTTCTCGGGGCAACTGCTGCCGTCCGTCGATCATCTGCCGCATACGCTGAATCTGCGCGAGACCGCGTTCTCGAAAGGGCAGCCCGCGTGGGGCGCGCATCTGGCGGACGAACTGGAGCGGCTCGTCACGCTGCACGACGCGTCGACGATCGCGGCCGTGATCGTCGAGCCGGTCGCCGGCTCGACCGGCGTGCTGATCCCGCCGCAGGGTTATCTGCAACGGCTGCGCGAGATCTGCGACCGGCACGGCATCCTGCTGATCTTCGACGAGGTGATCACCGGCTGGGGGCGGCTCGGCGCGCCGTTCGCGGCGAACTACTTCGGCGTGACGCCGGACCTGCTGACGATGGCGAAAGGCACCAACAACGCCGCCGCGCCGCTCGGCGCGGTGGCTGCGAGCAGGCGCGTCCACGACACGATCGTCGACGGCGCGCCGGCCGGCATCGAACTGTTCCACGGCTATACGTACTCCGCGCATCCGGTCGCGGTCGCGGCCGCGTGCGCGACGATCGACCTGTATGAGCGCGAGGGACTGTTCGAGCGCGCGGCGCAGATGGCGCCGCTATTCGAGGAAGCGATTCACAAGCTGCGCGGCGAGCGGCACGTGATCGACGTGCGCAACCTCGGGCTGGTCGGCGGCGTCGAGTTGCAGTCGCGCGAAGGCGCGCCGGGCGCGCGTGCGTACGAGGTGTTCGTGCGCTGCTATCAGAAGGGCGTGCTGACGCGCTACACCGGCGACATTCTGGCGTTCTCGCCGCCGCTGATCGTCGACGAAGCGCAGCTTGGCGAGATCTTCTCGACCGTCGCGCAGGTGCTGAAGGAAGTGGAGTGA
- a CDS encoding substrate-binding domain-containing protein, translating to MKKNSRTTGWITRIGQGALAVGVAATLGAGVAHADDKVTLGVAIPTADHGFTGGIVWWANQAKSDLEKAHPDLKVIVKTAANAPDQANQLQDLVTVNHINALVIFPYESASLTQPVAQVKKRGVYVTVVDRGLTDKSAQDAYVAGDNTAFGRIPAEYLAKTLNGKGDIVALRGIPTTLDNERWTAFTAALKNYPDIRILDAKYANWNRDDAFRTMQDYLTRFRHIDAVWAADDDMAVGVLKAIDQAKRSDVKVVFGGAGSKEMVKRVMDGDPLVRADVSYSPKFIYDAVKLTAEARLKGQSLPATTIIPSVLITKDNAQQFYFPDSPF from the coding sequence ATGAAGAAGAACTCGCGGACCACGGGATGGATCACGCGGATCGGCCAGGGCGCGCTGGCAGTCGGCGTCGCGGCGACGCTCGGCGCGGGCGTCGCGCACGCCGACGACAAGGTCACGCTCGGCGTCGCGATCCCGACCGCCGACCATGGCTTCACCGGCGGCATCGTCTGGTGGGCGAACCAGGCGAAGAGCGATCTGGAGAAAGCTCACCCGGACCTGAAGGTGATCGTGAAGACCGCCGCGAACGCGCCGGACCAGGCGAACCAGCTGCAGGATCTCGTGACGGTCAACCACATCAACGCGCTCGTGATCTTTCCGTACGAGTCCGCGTCGCTGACGCAGCCGGTCGCGCAGGTGAAGAAGAGGGGCGTCTACGTGACCGTCGTGGACCGCGGGCTTACCGACAAGAGCGCGCAGGACGCCTACGTCGCCGGCGACAACACCGCGTTCGGCCGGATCCCGGCCGAATATCTCGCGAAGACGCTGAACGGCAAGGGCGACATCGTCGCGCTGCGCGGCATTCCGACCACGCTCGACAACGAACGCTGGACCGCGTTCACGGCGGCGCTGAAGAACTATCCGGACATCCGGATTCTCGATGCGAAGTACGCGAACTGGAACCGCGACGACGCGTTCCGCACGATGCAGGACTACCTGACGCGCTTCAGGCACATCGACGCGGTGTGGGCCGCCGACGACGACATGGCGGTCGGCGTGCTGAAGGCGATCGACCAGGCGAAGCGCAGCGACGTGAAGGTGGTGTTCGGCGGCGCGGGGTCGAAGGAGATGGTCAAGCGCGTGATGGACGGCGACCCGCTGGTGCGCGCGGACGTGTCGTATTCGCCGAAGTTCATCTACGACGCGGTGAAGCTGACCGCCGAGGCGCGGCTGAAGGGACAGTCGCTGCCGGCGACGACGATCATCCCGTCGGTGCTCATCACGAAGGACAACGCGCAGCAGTTCTACTTCCCCGACTCTCCGTTCTGA
- a CDS encoding rhodanese-like domain-containing protein yields MQNLTAPALAEWLADQSRAAPVLLDVREPWEIETAKIAGCVSIPMREIPARSEELDDDAQIVCVCHHGARSAQVAMFLESRGFTKVFNLQGGIDAWSRQVDPAVPTY; encoded by the coding sequence ATGCAGAACCTGACCGCTCCCGCCCTGGCCGAATGGCTCGCCGATCAATCGCGCGCCGCGCCCGTGCTGCTCGACGTACGCGAGCCGTGGGAAATCGAAACCGCGAAGATCGCCGGCTGCGTGTCGATCCCGATGCGCGAGATTCCCGCGCGCAGCGAGGAACTGGACGACGACGCGCAGATCGTCTGCGTGTGCCATCACGGCGCACGCAGCGCGCAGGTCGCGATGTTCCTCGAATCGCGCGGCTTCACGAAGGTGTTCAACCTGCAAGGCGGGATCGACGCGTGGTCGCGCCAGGTCGATCCGGCCGTCCCGACGTACTGA
- a CDS encoding sugar phosphate isomerase/epimerase family protein — protein sequence MKTIKGPAIFLAQFVGDDAPFDSFAHLAEWAGRLGYEGVQLPADPRLIDLEQAASSDAYCDDLRRVADDAGVAITELATHLQGQLVAVHPAYDALFDGFAAPHVRGDRDARTAWAVAQMKLAARASQRLGLSAHATFSGALAWPYLYPWPQRPAGLIETAFDELARRWRPILDAFDAAGVDVCYELHPGEDLHDGVTFERFLAVVDDHPRANILYDPSHFVLQQLDYLAFIDRYHARIKAFHVKDAEFRPDGRQGVYGGYGGWVERAGRFRSLGDGQVDFGAIFSKLAQYDYPGWAVLEWECALKHPHDGAREGVEFIRRHLIRVADHAFDDFAGSGVDRAKLRGLLGL from the coding sequence ATGAAAACGATCAAGGGGCCGGCGATCTTCCTCGCGCAGTTCGTCGGCGACGACGCGCCGTTCGACAGCTTCGCGCACCTTGCCGAATGGGCCGGGCGGCTCGGCTACGAGGGCGTGCAGTTGCCGGCCGATCCGCGGCTGATCGACCTCGAACAGGCGGCGTCGAGCGATGCGTATTGCGACGACCTGCGGCGCGTCGCCGACGACGCGGGTGTCGCGATCACCGAACTCGCGACGCATCTGCAAGGGCAGCTCGTCGCCGTGCATCCGGCCTACGACGCGCTGTTCGACGGTTTTGCCGCGCCGCACGTGCGTGGCGACCGCGACGCGCGCACCGCGTGGGCGGTCGCGCAGATGAAGCTGGCCGCGCGCGCGTCGCAGCGCCTCGGGCTGAGCGCGCACGCGACGTTTTCCGGCGCGCTCGCGTGGCCGTATCTGTATCCGTGGCCGCAGCGGCCGGCCGGGCTGATCGAGACCGCGTTCGACGAACTCGCGCGCCGCTGGCGGCCGATCCTCGATGCGTTCGACGCGGCAGGCGTCGACGTCTGCTACGAACTGCACCCGGGCGAGGACCTGCACGACGGCGTTACGTTCGAGCGGTTTCTCGCGGTCGTCGACGACCATCCGCGCGCGAACATCCTGTACGACCCGAGCCACTTCGTGCTGCAGCAGCTCGACTACCTCGCGTTCATCGACCGCTATCACGCGCGGATCAAGGCGTTCCATGTGAAGGACGCGGAGTTCCGGCCGGACGGCCGGCAGGGCGTGTATGGCGGGTACGGCGGCTGGGTGGAGCGCGCGGGGCGCTTCCGGTCGCTCGGGGACGGACAGGTCGATTTCGGCGCGATCTTCTCGAAGCTCGCGCAGTACGACTATCCGGGCTGGGCAGTGCTCGAATGGGAATGCGCGCTGAAGCATCCGCACGACGGCGCGCGCGAGGGCGTCGAGTTCATCCGGCGGCATCTCATTCGCGTGGCCGACCATGCGTTCGACGATTTCGCGGGCAGCGGCGTCGATCGCGCCAAGCTGCGCGGTCTGCTCGGGCTGTAA
- a CDS encoding LacI family DNA-binding transcriptional regulator, which translates to MAAQPQRGVSASTPVSQAADADAVTATAAGAAPAHGGSIAGVAQRAGVSVATVSRVLNGHANVRPATRERVLAEVEASGYRVNELARNLRTAESRLLLTMVPDFGNPFYAEIVRGIDALARQHGYFMLLCDTGADEGRERSYFDLLRRHRADGAICLDPATVQHALAAESTALPWVACCEFDPAVGVPYVGIDNYRAAGDAVRHLIARGRRRIALINSDEHYLYAQQRRDGYLDALRDAGLDARDAWRVDVHCLDYDAGAKAAAALVRDGEAPDAIFAVSDTLAVGVINGLRGVGRRVPDDVAVVGFDDLALSAQIDPPLTTIAQPMRELGETAARLLLQRLADPRASVPGVLLPHRLVVRGSG; encoded by the coding sequence ATGGCCGCTCAACCGCAACGCGGAGTATCCGCTTCCACGCCAGTCTCGCAGGCCGCTGACGCTGATGCTGTCACCGCCACGGCGGCGGGAGCGGCCCCCGCGCACGGCGGCTCGATCGCCGGCGTCGCGCAGCGCGCCGGCGTGTCGGTGGCGACGGTGTCGCGGGTGCTGAACGGCCACGCGAACGTGCGGCCGGCGACGCGCGAGCGCGTGCTCGCGGAGGTCGAGGCGAGCGGCTATCGCGTGAACGAACTCGCGCGCAACCTGCGCACCGCCGAGAGCCGCCTGCTGCTGACGATGGTGCCGGACTTCGGCAACCCGTTCTACGCGGAGATCGTGCGCGGGATCGACGCGCTCGCGCGGCAGCACGGCTACTTCATGCTGCTGTGCGACACCGGCGCGGACGAGGGCCGCGAGCGCAGTTATTTCGACCTGCTGCGGCGGCATCGCGCGGACGGCGCGATCTGCCTCGACCCGGCGACGGTCCAGCACGCGCTCGCCGCCGAATCGACGGCGCTGCCGTGGGTCGCCTGCTGCGAGTTCGATCCGGCCGTCGGCGTGCCGTACGTCGGCATCGACAACTACCGCGCGGCCGGCGATGCGGTGCGGCACCTGATCGCGCGCGGCCGCCGGCGGATCGCGCTGATCAACTCGGACGAGCATTACCTGTACGCGCAGCAGCGCCGCGACGGTTATCTGGACGCGCTGCGCGACGCGGGCCTCGATGCGCGCGACGCATGGCGCGTGGACGTCCATTGCCTCGACTACGACGCGGGCGCGAAGGCCGCCGCCGCGCTGGTGCGCGACGGCGAAGCGCCCGACGCGATCTTCGCGGTGTCGGACACGCTCGCGGTCGGCGTGATCAACGGCTTGCGCGGCGTCGGGCGGCGCGTGCCGGACGACGTCGCGGTGGTCGGCTTCGACGACCTCGCGCTGTCCGCGCAGATCGACCCGCCGCTGACGACGATCGCGCAGCCGATGCGCGAACTGGGCGAGACCGCCGCGCGGCTGTTGCTGCAACGGCTTGCCGATCCGCGCGCGAGCGTGCCGGGCGTGCTGCTGCCGCATCGGCTGGTCGTGCGCGGGAGCGGGTGA
- a CDS encoding protein-L-isoaspartate O-methyltransferase family protein, giving the protein MNIEQARFNMIEQQIRPWEVLDQDVLNLLSIVKREQFVPEVYADLAFADLEIPLPNGQHMLAPRVEARVLQELTVKKHESVLEIGAGSGYMAALLAHRAQQVLTVEIDIELAEFARRNLAKNGIVNAEVAQGDGARGWAASAPYDVICVSGGLPVVPQELLEQLKIGGRLAAFVGTAPVMEAQIITRIDDKQYRIAVVFETYVEPLQNALQPPRFRF; this is encoded by the coding sequence ATGAACATCGAACAAGCGCGTTTCAACATGATCGAACAGCAGATCCGTCCCTGGGAAGTGCTCGACCAGGACGTGCTGAATCTGCTGTCGATCGTCAAGCGTGAGCAATTCGTCCCCGAGGTCTATGCGGACCTCGCGTTCGCCGACCTCGAAATTCCGCTGCCGAACGGCCAGCACATGCTCGCGCCGCGCGTCGAGGCGCGCGTGCTGCAGGAACTGACGGTGAAGAAGCACGAAAGCGTGCTGGAGATCGGCGCGGGATCGGGTTACATGGCGGCGCTGCTCGCGCATCGCGCACAGCAGGTGCTGACCGTCGAGATCGACATCGAACTGGCCGAATTCGCGCGCCGGAACCTGGCGAAGAACGGCATCGTGAACGCGGAAGTCGCACAGGGCGACGGCGCGCGCGGCTGGGCCGCGAGCGCGCCGTACGACGTGATCTGCGTGTCCGGCGGCCTGCCGGTCGTGCCGCAGGAACTGCTGGAACAGCTGAAGATCGGCGGCCGCCTCGCCGCATTCGTCGGCACCGCGCCGGTGATGGAAGCGCAGATCATCACGCGGATCGACGACAAGCAATACCGGATCGCGGTCGTGTTCGAAACCTACGTCGAGCCGCTGCAGAACGCGCTGCAGCCGCCGCGCTTCCGCTTCTGA
- a CDS encoding type II toxin-antitoxin system RelB/DinJ family antitoxin → MAASALVQVRIDPELKERAAAVLDRMGLTVSDAVRILLTRVANEGALPFDFAVDPQTYDAWFRAKVQEALDDPRPAVPAENVEVHFAARRAAARRAAGRNGDDAGGEEKA, encoded by the coding sequence ATGGCGGCTAGCGCATTGGTACAGGTAAGAATCGATCCGGAACTGAAGGAGCGCGCGGCAGCCGTGCTCGACAGGATGGGGCTGACGGTGTCCGACGCGGTGCGGATTCTGCTCACGCGGGTGGCCAACGAGGGCGCGTTGCCGTTCGACTTCGCGGTCGATCCGCAGACTTACGACGCATGGTTCCGCGCGAAGGTGCAGGAAGCGCTGGACGATCCGCGTCCGGCGGTTCCTGCGGAGAACGTCGAAGTGCATTTCGCGGCGCGGCGCGCTGCGGCGCGGCGTGCGGCTGGCCGAAATGGCGATGATGCCGGCGGCGAGGAAAAGGCTTGA
- a CDS encoding Gfo/Idh/MocA family protein, whose product MTRRLRLGMVGGGQGAFIGAVHRIAARLDDCFELVAGALSSDPARAQASAEAIGLERSYADWREMARVERARDDGIDAVAIVTPNHLHAPIAHAFLDAGIHVICDKPLAVSVEEGEALAKHARVARRVFALTHTYSGYPLVRHARQIVEAGEIGDVRIVQVEYAQDWLATPVERDGANRQAGWRTDPALAGPAGCLGDIGTHAYQLAAFVSGLAPSAVSADVHTFVAGRRVDDHVHAMLRYPGGARGMLWASQVASGAENALRLRVFGTKAAIAFDQEQPNELWFTPQGGAAQRLTRGRVPGAEALHATRVPAGHPEGYLEAFAQLYRDAALQIRAYDAGLEPPPESRLLTTVDDGVDGLRFIAAVLASSAADGAWQPLLQPHR is encoded by the coding sequence ATGACACGAAGGCTCAGGCTCGGGATGGTCGGCGGCGGACAGGGCGCGTTCATCGGCGCGGTGCACCGGATCGCCGCGCGGCTCGACGACTGTTTCGAACTCGTCGCGGGCGCGCTGTCGTCCGATCCGGCGCGCGCGCAGGCGAGCGCCGAAGCGATCGGCCTCGAACGCAGTTATGCGGACTGGCGCGAGATGGCGCGCGTCGAGCGGGCGCGCGACGACGGGATCGACGCGGTCGCGATCGTCACGCCGAATCATCTGCATGCGCCGATCGCGCATGCGTTCCTGGACGCGGGTATCCACGTGATCTGCGACAAGCCGCTCGCGGTGTCGGTCGAGGAAGGCGAGGCGCTCGCGAAGCATGCGCGCGTCGCGCGTCGCGTGTTCGCGCTCACGCACACGTACTCCGGTTATCCGCTGGTGCGGCATGCGCGGCAGATAGTCGAGGCGGGCGAGATCGGCGACGTGCGGATCGTGCAGGTCGAATATGCACAGGACTGGCTCGCGACGCCGGTGGAGCGCGACGGCGCGAACCGGCAGGCGGGCTGGCGCACCGACCCGGCGCTCGCGGGGCCGGCGGGTTGTCTCGGCGATATCGGCACGCATGCGTATCAACTGGCGGCGTTCGTCAGCGGGCTCGCGCCGTCGGCGGTGTCGGCGGACGTGCATACGTTCGTCGCGGGGCGGCGCGTCGACGATCACGTGCACGCGATGCTGCGTTATCCGGGCGGCGCGCGCGGGATGCTGTGGGCGAGCCAGGTCGCGAGCGGCGCGGAGAACGCGCTGCGGCTCCGGGTGTTCGGCACGAAGGCGGCCATCGCGTTCGATCAGGAGCAGCCGAACGAACTGTGGTTCACGCCGCAGGGCGGCGCGGCGCAGCGGTTGACGCGCGGCCGCGTGCCGGGCGCCGAGGCGCTGCATGCGACGCGGGTGCCGGCGGGGCATCCGGAAGGGTATCTGGAGGCGTTCGCGCAGTTGTACCGCGACGCGGCATTGCAGATCCGCGCGTACGACGCGGGCCTTGAGCCGCCGCCGGAAAGCCGGCTGCTGACGACGGTCGACGACGGGGTGGACGGGTTGCGGTTCATCGCGGCGGTGCTGGCGAGCAGCGCCGCCGATGGAGCGTGGCAGCCGCTCCTTCAACCGCATCGTTAG